AACTACGACCTGCGTCTTTATGCATCACGTCGCTACCTCGACTCGCACAGTGCCATCGAGGCCCTCGACGACCTCGAGGACCACACGTTGGTGTGGTACGTGAACGCCATCTTGGACGTCGAGCCGTTACGTCGACTCGAGCGTCTCCTGCCCAAAGATCGCGCGCATGTCCAGACGAACAACATCACCGGCCACTATCAGGCTGTCAGGTACGGGGTGGGTATCGCGCCGCTCCCGACCTACATCGGTAATGCCGATCCCGATCTCGTGCCCGTACTCCCGGACAAGTTCGTGGCCGAGAGAACCTATTGGTTGGTTGTTCCGCGAGAACTGGCTCGCCTGGCACGGGTGCAGGCCGTCATCGAGGTTCTTCTCGACATCGTCAGCGAGAATCCGGATCTGAGGGCGCCGGGTCAGGGCGGTGATTCACGCTGATTCGCGTGTCGCTCGGATGGCTGTGGCGGTGGAAGGACGCCTCCGGCATCTTGTCTGTCTCGGGAACGGACAGACCATGACGGTGTGGGAATGCCGAGCAGCTCTTCACTTTTCAGCCTTCGGTCTTCGGACGTCCATTCGGCCGATCCTATCGACCGATAGGATAGTAAGTCAATGGTCCATAACTGTCAGTGGTCGTCACCAGATGGTGGTTTGACCTCTCATCTGAGATAAACAACCTGCATGATATGTGCTTGCGGGTGGTTCATGTCGGGTCGCAGGCGCAAATTAGGTAACCTGAGGTAACAACTTGTCGTGGTCGGTGTGTGGCTGCGAAGTGTCTCCGGAAGATTGGAGGAGGTCTGTGCTCGTTCAACCGGAGCGACGTAGCAGTCTCGCACGACCCGACGGGGGAGCGCCCTGGCTGGGGCGTAGTTGGACCGACATGCTCAACAGCGACGCGACGTGTCTACCGGAGGCGAGGTCCGGAGCTGAGCCCGTCATGAACGGAGAGACCCATGGGGGCTGAAGCCCGAGTTGCACCGACGTCACGTCGGCCGAAGGACCGCAATGTGCAGATTGCGAACAATGCACGTGAGCTGTTCGCACTCAGGGGCTTTCACGCCGTTCGCGTAGACCATATCGCCGAGGCGAGTGGAGTCACCGCGCGTGCGGTGTATCGGCACTACAAGAACAAGCAGGAACTCCTCGCCCGCATCATCGATGAGGATCAACAGCGTTGGATCGACGCTCTGGATTCGATCTCAGAGGTCGAGTCGGATGAGGAGCTGGCCCGGCATCTCGACTACCTGGCGCGTGTCGGTATCGAAAGTCGCCGGCTGTCGGTGCTGTGGCAGCGTGAAGCACGCCATCTCGACGAGGATGATTTCCGAACCGTACGAAGCAGGGCAGTGTGGATCTCGGACAACGTTGCCGGTCGACTGATCCGTCCGTGCCACCCCGGCCTCGGCGCGTTCGCAACCGATGTTCGCAGTTGGGCGGTTGTCAGCGTCTTGACCAGCCCGGCGTTCTACGACAGCGCGCTTTCGCGGTCTCGTCTCGCTACCGTGATGGCAACGGCATGCGAACGGATCATCGCTGCGCCGACAGTCGAGCCTGTGCGTCGCCGGCAGACGCCGACTGTCGAGAACGTGCCGATGGCGCGGCGCGAGCAGTTGCTTGCGGCCGCGGCGGCAGCCTTTCGTCGCAGTGGATATGCCGGCGTCAGCATCGACGATATCGGAGCGGATGTCGGGTTCGCCGGTCCGGCGATCTACCGGTATTTCAAGACCAAGTCGAGCATCCTCGTCGCATTGATGGAGCGATTCGCCGAGTGGCGAGCATTGGAGGTCGTTCGAGCGCTGCGCACCTCCATTGATCCGGCCGAAGTGTTGTCCGCGTTGATTTCCGGGTACGTGCGTCTCGGAATCGAGGCCGTGGATCTCCTCGCCGTGGCACTGACCGAAGGGCATTACCTTCCAGACGAGGATCGTGAGCGCTTCGAGCGGATCAATGACGATTTTGTCTCCGAGCTGCGCCGGTGGTACTCCTCGGTCCGGCCGGATGTCGACCCGGCGGCCGCGCAGTCGCTCGTGAGCATCGCGGTCACCGTGGTGCACGACTTGGTTCGGATTCCCCATTTCCTCCGCTCCCCGGACTTCGAATCCGAGCTCGATCGGGTAGTGCATGCCCTGTTTGCAGACTGATGTCGACCGGCGTGCTGGGACGCGTGGGTCAGGCACGCCTCTGCCTTCCGATCTGTAGGTCGGTTTTCGAACCGGACCCTTCTCCCGCTCTCGACCGGTCGGAGCACCGGAGTTGGAGACGACCGCCTGGTGGGCCGTACGTGACAGATCGGCGTCGACGTCGTCCATATTGGTGCGTTCGGACCTGAGGGCGTAGTCGACGTCGGGCGGATGCCGGCCAGGTCCCGACCGTGTCGTTCGGATCGAAGGACCTGCCGAGGTTCCGAAAACTGCTCGAGCGCAGTGTTCATCGCCGTGAGCGAGTATTCGGTGACCTCGGGCTCGAACGTCGAGCTCACACAGTGGAGCGGCGCATCCATCTACTTCAACAGTGACGGCACGGGTGCTGGGGTTGTCCGACCCCAGCACCCGTGCCGTCACATCACTGTGTTCAGGTGCGGACGAAGCCGGCGTAATCGTTTTCTGCCGACTCCTGGTTCTTCTTCAGGTACTGGGCCAGACCACCGGGGTAGGCCAGCAGTTCACGCTTCTTCCCGGGCACATTGGCATTCATGTACCAGGAGTCCGCGAGCGGGAAGATCGTGGCGGCGGTGAC
This is a stretch of genomic DNA from Rhodococcus rhodochrous. It encodes these proteins:
- a CDS encoding TetR/AcrR family transcriptional regulator produces the protein MGAEARVAPTSRRPKDRNVQIANNARELFALRGFHAVRVDHIAEASGVTARAVYRHYKNKQELLARIIDEDQQRWIDALDSISEVESDEELARHLDYLARVGIESRRLSVLWQREARHLDEDDFRTVRSRAVWISDNVAGRLIRPCHPGLGAFATDVRSWAVVSVLTSPAFYDSALSRSRLATVMATACERIIAAPTVEPVRRRQTPTVENVPMARREQLLAAAAAAFRRSGYAGVSIDDIGADVGFAGPAIYRYFKTKSSILVALMERFAEWRALEVVRALRTSIDPAEVLSALISGYVRLGIEAVDLLAVALTEGHYLPDEDRERFERINDDFVSELRRWYSSVRPDVDPAAAQSLVSIAVTVVHDLVRIPHFLRSPDFESELDRVVHALFAD